A single genomic interval of Natronolimnobius sp. AArcel1 harbors:
- a CDS encoding M48 family metalloprotease has translation MSFRLRICGVLAVLVALNALFVVSLLWAYGVVVPAVVAGTIVFLQHGTASVDILQLPVSWSTVAILVGLFLAAQIYYGYRRVLSGTTRGDADHEAARIVRRLAMTADVPEPTVRLVDAEEPSCYTVGRFTDATIVVSSGLLEQLDRDELEAVLAHEVAHIANRDVTLMTITTLFVEIADRAYHSAQLARRAITNPGNLSAEGRAAVTWFLPLVALTYVFVAPLLWVFPTIADWATRTLSHAREYAADAGAARMTGSPLALATALTTLAGETTAPTTDLRVAKTQALCIVPTKLVTGTSIDAASSAVPAADGADNPTAAQRREQVRTWLEGETPATTGGAALGTGTHPPVKRRVMRLQDLAGALERGEST, from the coding sequence ATGAGTTTCCGCCTTCGAATCTGTGGTGTCCTCGCTGTTCTCGTCGCGCTCAATGCGTTGTTCGTCGTTTCGTTGCTCTGGGCCTACGGCGTCGTCGTCCCGGCGGTCGTCGCCGGGACCATTGTATTTCTCCAGCACGGCACAGCCTCGGTCGATATCCTCCAGCTACCCGTCTCGTGGTCTACCGTGGCGATACTGGTTGGACTCTTTTTGGCCGCACAGATTTACTACGGCTATCGGCGCGTCCTCTCGGGGACGACCCGCGGCGACGCTGACCACGAAGCCGCCCGCATCGTCCGGCGACTGGCGATGACCGCAGACGTTCCCGAACCCACCGTCCGATTGGTCGACGCCGAGGAACCGAGCTGTTACACCGTTGGCCGGTTCACTGACGCGACAATCGTCGTCTCGAGTGGCCTCCTCGAGCAACTCGACCGAGACGAACTTGAGGCCGTCCTTGCACACGAGGTGGCCCACATCGCGAACCGTGACGTGACGCTGATGACGATTACGACGCTGTTCGTCGAGATTGCAGACCGAGCCTATCACAGCGCACAGTTAGCACGGCGGGCAATTACGAACCCTGGAAATCTTTCCGCCGAAGGCCGTGCTGCGGTGACGTGGTTCCTCCCACTCGTTGCACTAACCTACGTCTTCGTCGCACCGCTGTTGTGGGTATTTCCAACGATTGCCGACTGGGCGACGCGGACGCTTTCACACGCTCGCGAGTACGCTGCTGATGCGGGAGCCGCCCGGATGACCGGATCGCCACTCGCGCTTGCAACCGCCCTGACGACGCTTGCAGGCGAAACAACGGCCCCGACGACCGATCTCCGCGTCGCCAAAACGCAGGCGCTCTGTATCGTCCCGACGAAACTCGTCACCGGCACCAGCATCGATGCTGCCTCGAGTGCGGTGCCAGCGGCGGACGGCGCCGACAACCCGACGGCTGCGCAGCGACGCGAGCAGGTGCGAACGTGGCTCGAAGGCGAGACGCCGGCGACAACTGGTGGGGCGGCTCTCGGAACTGGAACGCATCCGCCGGTCAAACGGCGAGTCATGCGATTGCAGGACCTTGCCGGCGCCCTCGAGCGGGGTGAA